A single genomic interval of Rhododendron vialii isolate Sample 1 chromosome 3a, ASM3025357v1 harbors:
- the LOC131318922 gene encoding uncharacterized protein LOC131318922 codes for MVRENSVCGCVCGFAAGASRSIIPVVLAVEGGHTRSDSVPLGLKSFSLCPVYLLLFSCAHGGNRFVDRSHFVGRLRFVDGVNKFVDVILSFNFSCACNGSEYGGVGFLLFYVIVVYFFRQLAKSVGVVT; via the exons ATGGTCAGAGAGAACAGCGTTTGTGGGTGCGTTTGTGGGTTTGCTGCGGGAGCAAGCCGATCGATTATTCCGGTGGTGTTGGCGGTTGAGGGTGGTCACACCAGGTCAGATTCTGTCCCTTTAGGGTTAAAGTCGTTTTCCCTCTGTCCAGTCtatcttctccttttttcttgCGCACATGGTGGGAATAGATTTGTAGATCGATCACATTTCGTAGGTCGATTACGTTTTGTGGACGGTGTGAACAAATTTGTAGATGTGATTTTGTCGTTCAATTTCTCGTGTGCATGTAATGGGAGTGAGTATGGAGGTGTGGGTTTTTTGCTGTTCTATGTAATTGTTGTCTACTTTTTTCGTCAACTGGCAAAATCAGTGG GAGTTGTTACATAA